The sequence ATGGGGGCGTTGGATGCCCAAAAAAGGATGGCCCATATTCCGGTGGCAACAGTCGATGATCTGGCGGATGCCGATGCCATCATCTTCGGCACCCCCACCCGTTTCGGCAATATGTGCGGCCAGATGCGCCAGTTTCTCGATGCAACCGGCGGCCTCTGGATGAAAGGTGCACTGGTCGGCAAAGTCGGCAGCGTCTTCACCAGCACAGCCACCCAGCATGGCGGCCAGGAATCGACCATCCTCAGCTTTCACACAACACTATTGCACCAGGGCATGGTGGTCGTCGGCCTTCCCTACGCCTTTGCCGGACAAATGACGATCTCCGAGATCACCGGCGGCTCGCCTTACGGAGCGTCGACCATCGCCGGCGGTAAAGGGGAGCGGATGCCGAGCGAAAACGAACTGGCGGGTGCCCGTTACCAAGGGGCGCATGTCGCACGAATCGCCCTCAAGCTGGTCGGGTAGAGCTCATTTCATAACAACAGGGCAAAAAACAAAGGCTTAGCTCTTTACATGGCTAAGCCTTTGTTTTTTCATAAGTTCTTCGGTTATTTCCCTTGAAGGATACTTTTGATCGTTTCATCCACCGATTCGGGCGACGCCTGCCGGTCGGGGCGCGCGTTGATATCGCCGCGGTCGCGCGCCAGGTATGCGAGGAGGTCCTGTCTTGCCTCAAGAAAGATGCCCCGGATCACCTCGTTCATCCGTGCCTGTCCCCGGTCGAACTGGCACTGGCGGTCGAACGTGCCACACCCCGCGTACAGGTCGGGCGTGTTCACGTAACAGCGGGACACGGTCTTCTCCCAGACCGGCAACCGATCCTCACCCCGTAGCGCCCGGAAATGGAGGACGAAATCGTTGGGCTGGTTCCAGGCGCCGGAGACAGTCGCGTTCTCTACCGTCCCTTCGATACGGTAATCCTCGTCCACCAGTTCCGTCGGGGTGGAGAGGAACCGGACTGAACGGAACCGGCCGGAAGCCGCGAGCTCCTCGGCGAAGGACTTCGCGAAAAAAGCCGGCGTCAGCGCGTTGATATGGCCGTCGATGCCGCTCTTCGCCAGGTTGAACCGCAGCGTTTCCGGCTCTAACACCTTTCCCCGCCGGATAAAATCTTCGGTTCCGTCCGTAAAGGGGAGGACCGCCAGCTTCAGGGGCACCCTCGCCACGCCTGCCTCGGGCGGGCCCGGCTTGTAGATGAACGTCGGAGTGGCCGAGCAGCCGGCGGCCAGCAGAAGGAGTAGCGCAACGCCGAGGAGCCGTTTCATCGTTTCACTCATACCTTTTGAATTTTGCATCAATTCCCCTTGAGAATTCTTTCAATTTCCCTATCCACCGATTCTCCGGCCGGGAGCGTTTCAATCGACGCAACAGGCCGTGGGGCATACTGTCCGTTGCGGTCTCCCGTGGACGCCAGCGTCCTGACCAGGTCCGTCCTCGCCTCCGCAAAGAAGCTTTGCATCACCCCGTTAATATCCGCATGGATCCGGTCTACCATGCACTGGGGGCTCATTCCACATCCTTGCGGATGGGTAGACTTAAATTCTCTTATGAATTTCTTTTCCCAAATCAACACAGTATCCACCCTCCGCAACGCTCGCAGAGAAAGGGAAAATTCGTTCGGTCGGGCCCAAACACCAGAGTAGTTGGCCTTTTCCACCACTCCTTCGATGATAAAATCCTCGTCCTTCACCTCCGCCGGACTGTATAGAAAGGTGACCGCCTGGAAATCCCCCGAGGACGCCATATCGTCGGCAAGAGCCTTCGCCCAAAGCTCCGGCGTCAGAGCGGTGATCACGCTGCCTGCGCCAGCTTTCGCCAGGTTGTACATCAGGCGTTCCTGGTCGAGCAACTCGTTACCGCGCTTGGTGAAATCTTCGGTCCCGTCCTTGAAGGGAAGGACCGCCACCTTTAC is a genomic window of Deltaproteobacteria bacterium HGW-Deltaproteobacteria-4 containing:
- a CDS encoding NAD(P)H:quinone oxidoreductase — its product is MCKILIVQYSMYGHINKMAEAVAEGVREVAGCEVVIKRVPETLTDEVLGMMGALDAQKRMAHIPVATVDDLADADAIIFGTPTRFGNMCGQMRQFLDATGGLWMKGALVGKVGSVFTSTATQHGGQESTILSFHTTLLHQGMVVVGLPYAFAGQMTISEITGGSPYGASTIAGGKGERMPSENELAGARYQGAHVARIALKLVG